In Strix uralensis isolate ZFMK-TIS-50842 chromosome 26, bStrUra1, whole genome shotgun sequence, a genomic segment contains:
- the IGSF9B gene encoding protein turtle homolog B isoform X5: protein MIWYVAALVASVLGARGLPVQGALGSREEPEFVTARAGESVILPCDVIHPLTGQPPPYVVEWFKFGVPIPIFIKFGFYPPHVDPEYAGRASLHDKASLRIEQVRSEDQGWYECKVLMLDQQYDTFHNGSWVHLTVNAPPTFTETPPQYVEAKEGSSVTLTCMAFGNPKPIVTWLKEGDLLGDNGKYQVSDGSLTVLSISREDRGPYTCRAYSIQGEAVHTTRLLVQGPPFIVSPPENITVNISQDALFTCQAEAYPGNLTYLWYWEEENVYFKNDLKLRVRILIDGTLIIFRVKPEDAGKYTCIPSNSLGRSPSASAYLTVQYPARVVNMPPVIYVPIGIHGYIRCPVEAEPPVTLVKWNKDGRPLRIEKYSGWNLLEDGSIRIEEATEDALGTYTCVPYNALGTMGQSPPARLVLKDPPYFTVLPGWEYRQEAGRELLIPCAAAGDPFPIIAWRKVLSKTGEPAALPRPERPDPLPVAGGVPWAAQVGKPSRSKHNTLPGGTLQIRSLGKDDHGEWECIATNIVASITASTHLTVVGTSPHAPTSVHVVVAMTSANVSWEPGYDGGYEQTFSVWYGPLMKRAQFGPHDWLSLPVPAGSSWLLVDTLEPETAYQFSVLAQNKLGTSSFSEVVTVNTLAFPVTTPEPLVLVTPPRCLTANRTQQGVLLSWLPPANHSFPIDRYIMEFRVAERWEILDDGILGTESEFFAKDLSQDTWYEFRVLAVMQDLISEPSNVAGVSSTDVFPQPDLTDEGLARPVLAGIVATICFLAAAILFSTLAACFVNKQRKRKLKRKKDPPLSITHCRKSLESPLSSGKVSPESIRTLRPPSESSDDQGPQAKRMLSPTKEKELSLYKKTKRAISSKKYSVSKAEAEAEATTPIELISRGPDGRFVMDPAEMEPSLKTRRIEGFPFVEETDMYPEFRQSDEENDDPVVPTSVTALKAQLTPLSSSQESYLQPPAYSPRFHRALEGPGALQATGQARPPAPRAFHHQFYGYLSSSSPGEVDPPPFYMPEVSPLSSVMSSPPLPPEGPFGHPTIPEENGENVSNSTLPLAQTPTGGRSPEPWGRAEFPFGSLEPAPAPFPHQLQPCEAAEGTQPTGCLPRGPPPSSLQVVPASYPGILPLEAPKSWTGKSPGRGQSSVPTTTKWQDKPMQPMGCQGQLRHTSQGMGIPVLPYHEPSEPVGPSGTSTFSLDTRWYEPQPRPRPSPRQVRRAEPSLHQVVLQPSRLSPLTQSPLSSRNSSPELTARARPRPGLIQQAEVSEITLQPPAAVSFSRKSTPSTGSPAPSSRGGSPSYRPTATFASLATGYSGSQGSSLPVDTMDVFGDIPSPRRAGEEILQPEPTSTTVAATGYLGSVVETSFSSAQ from the exons GCCGGGCCAGCCTGCACGACAAAGCCTCCCTGCGTATTGAGCAGGTCCGCTCTGAGGACCAGGGCTGGTACGAGTGCAAAGTGCTCATGCTGGACCAGCAGTACGACACCTTCCACAACGGCAGCTGGGTCCACCTCACGGTCAACG CTCCCCCCACTTTCACGGAGACGCCACCGCAGTACGTCGAGGCGAAGGAAGGCAGCAGCGTCACCTTGACCTGCATGGCGTTTGGGAACCCCAAGCCCATCGTCACCTGGCTGAAAGAGGGAGACCTTTTGGGTGACAATGGCAAGTACCAG GTGAGCGACGGGAGCCTGACAGTGCTCTCCATCAGCCGGGAGGACAGGGGTCCCTACACTTGCCGGGCGTACAGCATCCAGGGAGAGGCAGTGCACACCACGCGCCTGCTCGTTCAAG gACCTCCTTTCATCGTTTCCCCTCCGGAGAACATCACGGTCAACATCTCCCAGGATGCGCTCTTCACCTGCCAGGCCGAGGCGTACCCCGGGAACCTCACCTACCTGTGGTACTGGGAGGAGGAGAACGTCTACTTCAAGAA CGACCTGAAGTTGCGGGTGCGGATCCTGATCGACGGGACGCTGATCATTTTCCGTGTCAAGCCAGAGGATGCTGGAAAATACACCTGTATCCCCAGCAACAGCCTGGGCCGCTCGCCATCAGCCTCTGCCTACCTGACGGTGCAGT atCCTGCCCGCGTGGTGAACATGCCCCCTGTCATCTACGTTCCCATCGGGATACACGGATACATCCGCTGCCCGGTCGAGGCAGAGCCCCCGGTCACGCTGGTCAAGTGGAACAAAGACGGACGTCCCCTGCGAATCGAGAAG TATTCTGGCTGGAACCTGCTGGAAGACGGGTCGATCCGGATAGAGGAGGCAACCGAAGATGCTCTCGGCACTTACACCTGTGTGCCTTATAACGCCCTGGGTACGATGGGCCAGTCTCCCCCTGCCCGACTGGTACTGAAG GACCCCCCCTATTTCACGGTGCTACCAGGCTGGGAGTACAgacaggaggcagggagggagctgttGATTCCTTGCGCTGCTGCCGGAGACCCCTTTCCCATCATCGCCTGGAGAAAG GTCCTCTCGAAAACGGGGGAACCGGCTGCCTTGCCACGACCGGAGAGACCAGATCCCTTGCCGGTGGCCGGCGGCGTCCCCTGGGCCGCGCAG GTAGGGAAGCCCAGCAGGAGCAAGCACAACACGCTGCCCGGCGGCACCCTGCAGATCCGCTCCCTCGGCAAGGACGACCACGGCGAGTGGGAGTGCATCGCCACCAACATCGTCGCAAGCATTACTGCCAGCACCCACCTTACCGTCGTAG GCACAAGCCCTCACGCCCCGACCAGCGTGCACGTTGTGGTCGCCATGACCTCTGCCAACGTCTCCTGGGAGCCCGGCTACGACGGTGGATACGAGCAGACTTTCTCAGTTTGGTACGGCCCTCT GATGAAGAGAGCCCAGTTTGGCCCCCACGACTGGCTGTCTCTCCCTGTACCAGCTGGTTCCAGTTGGCTACTGGTGGATACCTTGGAACCGGAGACTGCCTACCAGTTCAGTGTCTTGGCTCAAAACAAGCTGGGCACCAGCTCCTTCAGTGAGGTGGTCACTGTGAACACTCTAG CATTCCCTGTAACAACTCCAGAGCCTCTGGTGTTGGTTACCCCACCGAGGTGCCTAACAGCCAACCGGACACAGCAAGGCGTCCTCTTGTCATGGCTTCCTCCTGCTAACCACAGCTTCCCCATCGACCGCTACATCATGGAGTTCCGTGTCGCGGAGAGGTGGGAGATCTTGGACGACGGCATCTTGGGGACCGAGAGCGAGTTTTTTGCCAAGGACTTGTCCCAG GACACCTGGTACGAGTTCCGGGTCCTGGCGGTCATGCAGGATCTCATCAGCGAACCCAGCAACGTTGCTGGCGTGTCCAGTACAG acgTATTCCCTCAGCCTGACCTGACGGACGAGGGTCTAGCCCGCCCAGTGCTGGCTGGCATCGTTGCCACCATCTGCTTCCTGGCTGCTGCCATCCTCTTCAGCACACTCGCCGCCTGCTTCGTCAACAAGCAACGCAAACGCAAGCTCAAGCGCAAGAAAG ACCCTCCTCTCTCGATAAcccactgcaggaagagtttGGAGTCCCC GTTGTCTTCCGGCAAGGTGAGTCCCGAGAGCATCCGCACGCTCCGTCCCCCCTCGGAGTCCTCCGACGACCAGGGCCCGCAGGCCAAGCGGATGCTGAGCCCCACCAAGGAGAAGGAGCTCTCCCTTTACAAGAAGACCAAGCGAGCCATCAGCAGCAAGAAGTACAGCGTCTCCaaggcagaggcagaagccgAGGCCACCACCCCCATCGAGCTCATCAGCCGCGGGCCAGACGGCCGCTTCGTCATGGACCCGGCGGAGATGGAGCCCTCCCTGAAGACACGGCGGATCGAGGGCTTCCCCTTCGTGGAGGAGACAGACATGTACCCCGAGTTCAGGCAGTCGGATGAGGAGAACGACGACCCCGTTGTCCCCACGTCCGTCACCGCCCTGAAAGCCCAGCTCACCCCTCTCTCCTCCAGCCAGGAGTCCTACCTTCAGCCACCAGCATACAGCCCCCGGTTCCACCGGGCGCTGGAGGGTCCCGGCGCCCTGCAGGCCACCGGCCaggcccgcccgccggccccccggGCTTTCCACCACCAATTTTACGGttacctcagcagcagcagccccggggaGGTGGACCCACCGCCCTTCTACATGCCAGAAGTCAGCCCGCTGAGCTCGGTCATGtcctccccgccgctgccccccgaGGGGCCTTTTGGACACCCCACCATCCCCGAAGAGAACGGGGAGAACGTCTCCAACAGCACGCTGCCCCTGGCCCAGACCCCCACGGGGGGCCGGTCCCCTGAACCCTGGGGCAGGGCCGAATTCCCCTTCGGCAGCCTGGAGCCGGCCCCGGCGCCAtttccccaccagctccagccGTGCGAGGCGGCCGAGGGCACCCAGCCCACCGGCTGCCTTCCTCGGGGGCCGCCCCCCTCATCCCTCCAGGTGGTCCCCGCGTCCTACCCGGGCATCCTGCCCCTGGAGGCACCAAAGAGCTGGACCGGCAAGTCACCCGGCAGGGGCCAATCCTCTGTGCCCACCACCACGAAGTGGCAGGACAAACCTATGCAACCCATGGGATGTCAAGGGCAGCTAAGACATACCAGCCAAGGTATGGGCATACCCGTGTTGCCTTACCACGAACCGTCCGAGCCCGTCGGCCCCAGCGGCACAAGCACATTCAGCCTGGACACCAGGTGGTACGAGCCCCAACCCCGACCTCGGCCCAGCCCTCGGCAGGTCAGGAGGGCTGAGCCCAGTTTACATCAGGTGGTGCTACAACCTTCGAGGCTTTCTCCTCTGACCCAAAGCCCCCTCAGCTCCCGCAACAGCTCCCCGGAGCTGACCGCCCGTGCCCGGCCCCGGCCAGGTCTCATCCAGCAGGCTGAGGTGTCGGAGatcaccctgcagccccccgcgGCGGTCAGCTTCTCCCGCAAGTCCACGCCGTCGACAGGATCCCCCGCGCCGAGCAGCCGGGGAGGCAGCCCCAGCTACCGACCTACTGCCACCTTCGCCTCCCTGGCCACCGGCTACTCCGGCTCCCAGGGCTCCTCCCTGCCCGTGGACACCATGGATGTTTTCGGAGACATCCCCTCTCCAAGGAGGGCTGGCGAGGAGATTCTCCAACCGGAGCCGACATCCACCACGGTAGCCGCCACGGG CTATCTGGGCAGTGTTGTCGAGACAAGCTTCTCCTCAGCTCAATAG
- the IGSF9B gene encoding protein turtle homolog B isoform X6, whose translation MIWYVAALVASVLGARGLPVQGALGSREEPEFVTARAGESVILPCDVIHPLTGQPPPYVVEWFKFGVPIPIFIKFGFYPPHVDPEYAGRASLHDKASLRIEQVRSEDQGWYECKVLMLDQQYDTFHNGSWVHLTVNAPPTFTETPPQYVEAKEGSSVTLTCMAFGNPKPIVTWLKEGDLLGDNGKYQVSDGSLTVLSISREDRGPYTCRAYSIQGEAVHTTRLLVQGPPFIVSPPENITVNISQDALFTCQAEAYPGNLTYLWYWEEENVYFKNDLKLRVRILIDGTLIIFRVKPEDAGKYTCIPSNSLGRSPSASAYLTVQYPARVVNMPPVIYVPIGIHGYIRCPVEAEPPVTLVKWNKDGRPLRIEKYSGWNLLEDGSIRIEEATEDALGTYTCVPYNALGTMGQSPPARLVLKDPPYFTVLPGWEYRQEAGRELLIPCAAAGDPFPIIAWRKVLSKTGEPAALPRPERPDPLPVAGGVPWAAQVGKPSRSKHNTLPGGTLQIRSLGKDDHGEWECIATNIVASITASTHLTVVGTSPHAPTSVHVVVAMTSANVSWEPGYDGGYEQTFSVWYGPLMKRAQFGPHDWLSLPVPAGSSWLLVDTLEPETAYQFSVLAQNKLGTSSFSEVVTVNTLAFPVTTPEPLVLVTPPRCLTANRTQQGVLLSWLPPANHSFPIDRYIMEFRVAERWEILDDGILGTESEFFAKDLSQDTWYEFRVLAVMQDLISEPSNVAGVSSTDVFPQPDLTDEGLARPVLAGIVATICFLAAAILFSTLAACFVNKQRKRKLKRKKDPPLSITHCRKSLESPLSSGKVSPESIRTLRPPSESSDDQGPQAKRMLSPTKEKELSLYKKTKRAISSKKYSVSKAEAEAEATTPIELISRGPDGRFVMDPAEMEPSLKTRRIEGFPFVEETDMYPEFRQSDEENDDPVVPTSVTALKAQLTPLSSSQESYLQPPAYSPRFHRALEGPGALQATGQARPPAPRAFHHQFYGYLSSSSPGEVDPPPFYMPEVSPLSSVMSSPPLPPEGPFGHPTIPEENGENVSNSTLPLAQTPTGGRSPEPWGRAEFPFGSLEPAPAPFPHQLQPCEAAEGTQPTGCLPRGPPPSSLQVVPASYPGILPLEAPKSWTGKSPGRGQSSVPTTTKWQDKPMQPMGCQGQLRHTSQGMGIPVLPYHEPSEPVGPSGTSTFSLDTRWYEPQPRPRPSPRQVRRAEPSLHQVVLQPSRLSPLTQSPLSSRNSSPELTARARPRPGLIQQAEVSEITLQPPAAVSFSRKSTPSTGSPAPSSRGGSPSYRPTATFASLATGYSGSQGSSLPVDTMDVFGDIPSPRRAGEEILQPEPTSTTVAATGYWLLAFFER comes from the exons GCCGGGCCAGCCTGCACGACAAAGCCTCCCTGCGTATTGAGCAGGTCCGCTCTGAGGACCAGGGCTGGTACGAGTGCAAAGTGCTCATGCTGGACCAGCAGTACGACACCTTCCACAACGGCAGCTGGGTCCACCTCACGGTCAACG CTCCCCCCACTTTCACGGAGACGCCACCGCAGTACGTCGAGGCGAAGGAAGGCAGCAGCGTCACCTTGACCTGCATGGCGTTTGGGAACCCCAAGCCCATCGTCACCTGGCTGAAAGAGGGAGACCTTTTGGGTGACAATGGCAAGTACCAG GTGAGCGACGGGAGCCTGACAGTGCTCTCCATCAGCCGGGAGGACAGGGGTCCCTACACTTGCCGGGCGTACAGCATCCAGGGAGAGGCAGTGCACACCACGCGCCTGCTCGTTCAAG gACCTCCTTTCATCGTTTCCCCTCCGGAGAACATCACGGTCAACATCTCCCAGGATGCGCTCTTCACCTGCCAGGCCGAGGCGTACCCCGGGAACCTCACCTACCTGTGGTACTGGGAGGAGGAGAACGTCTACTTCAAGAA CGACCTGAAGTTGCGGGTGCGGATCCTGATCGACGGGACGCTGATCATTTTCCGTGTCAAGCCAGAGGATGCTGGAAAATACACCTGTATCCCCAGCAACAGCCTGGGCCGCTCGCCATCAGCCTCTGCCTACCTGACGGTGCAGT atCCTGCCCGCGTGGTGAACATGCCCCCTGTCATCTACGTTCCCATCGGGATACACGGATACATCCGCTGCCCGGTCGAGGCAGAGCCCCCGGTCACGCTGGTCAAGTGGAACAAAGACGGACGTCCCCTGCGAATCGAGAAG TATTCTGGCTGGAACCTGCTGGAAGACGGGTCGATCCGGATAGAGGAGGCAACCGAAGATGCTCTCGGCACTTACACCTGTGTGCCTTATAACGCCCTGGGTACGATGGGCCAGTCTCCCCCTGCCCGACTGGTACTGAAG GACCCCCCCTATTTCACGGTGCTACCAGGCTGGGAGTACAgacaggaggcagggagggagctgttGATTCCTTGCGCTGCTGCCGGAGACCCCTTTCCCATCATCGCCTGGAGAAAG GTCCTCTCGAAAACGGGGGAACCGGCTGCCTTGCCACGACCGGAGAGACCAGATCCCTTGCCGGTGGCCGGCGGCGTCCCCTGGGCCGCGCAG GTAGGGAAGCCCAGCAGGAGCAAGCACAACACGCTGCCCGGCGGCACCCTGCAGATCCGCTCCCTCGGCAAGGACGACCACGGCGAGTGGGAGTGCATCGCCACCAACATCGTCGCAAGCATTACTGCCAGCACCCACCTTACCGTCGTAG GCACAAGCCCTCACGCCCCGACCAGCGTGCACGTTGTGGTCGCCATGACCTCTGCCAACGTCTCCTGGGAGCCCGGCTACGACGGTGGATACGAGCAGACTTTCTCAGTTTGGTACGGCCCTCT GATGAAGAGAGCCCAGTTTGGCCCCCACGACTGGCTGTCTCTCCCTGTACCAGCTGGTTCCAGTTGGCTACTGGTGGATACCTTGGAACCGGAGACTGCCTACCAGTTCAGTGTCTTGGCTCAAAACAAGCTGGGCACCAGCTCCTTCAGTGAGGTGGTCACTGTGAACACTCTAG CATTCCCTGTAACAACTCCAGAGCCTCTGGTGTTGGTTACCCCACCGAGGTGCCTAACAGCCAACCGGACACAGCAAGGCGTCCTCTTGTCATGGCTTCCTCCTGCTAACCACAGCTTCCCCATCGACCGCTACATCATGGAGTTCCGTGTCGCGGAGAGGTGGGAGATCTTGGACGACGGCATCTTGGGGACCGAGAGCGAGTTTTTTGCCAAGGACTTGTCCCAG GACACCTGGTACGAGTTCCGGGTCCTGGCGGTCATGCAGGATCTCATCAGCGAACCCAGCAACGTTGCTGGCGTGTCCAGTACAG acgTATTCCCTCAGCCTGACCTGACGGACGAGGGTCTAGCCCGCCCAGTGCTGGCTGGCATCGTTGCCACCATCTGCTTCCTGGCTGCTGCCATCCTCTTCAGCACACTCGCCGCCTGCTTCGTCAACAAGCAACGCAAACGCAAGCTCAAGCGCAAGAAAG ACCCTCCTCTCTCGATAAcccactgcaggaagagtttGGAGTCCCC GTTGTCTTCCGGCAAGGTGAGTCCCGAGAGCATCCGCACGCTCCGTCCCCCCTCGGAGTCCTCCGACGACCAGGGCCCGCAGGCCAAGCGGATGCTGAGCCCCACCAAGGAGAAGGAGCTCTCCCTTTACAAGAAGACCAAGCGAGCCATCAGCAGCAAGAAGTACAGCGTCTCCaaggcagaggcagaagccgAGGCCACCACCCCCATCGAGCTCATCAGCCGCGGGCCAGACGGCCGCTTCGTCATGGACCCGGCGGAGATGGAGCCCTCCCTGAAGACACGGCGGATCGAGGGCTTCCCCTTCGTGGAGGAGACAGACATGTACCCCGAGTTCAGGCAGTCGGATGAGGAGAACGACGACCCCGTTGTCCCCACGTCCGTCACCGCCCTGAAAGCCCAGCTCACCCCTCTCTCCTCCAGCCAGGAGTCCTACCTTCAGCCACCAGCATACAGCCCCCGGTTCCACCGGGCGCTGGAGGGTCCCGGCGCCCTGCAGGCCACCGGCCaggcccgcccgccggccccccggGCTTTCCACCACCAATTTTACGGttacctcagcagcagcagccccggggaGGTGGACCCACCGCCCTTCTACATGCCAGAAGTCAGCCCGCTGAGCTCGGTCATGtcctccccgccgctgccccccgaGGGGCCTTTTGGACACCCCACCATCCCCGAAGAGAACGGGGAGAACGTCTCCAACAGCACGCTGCCCCTGGCCCAGACCCCCACGGGGGGCCGGTCCCCTGAACCCTGGGGCAGGGCCGAATTCCCCTTCGGCAGCCTGGAGCCGGCCCCGGCGCCAtttccccaccagctccagccGTGCGAGGCGGCCGAGGGCACCCAGCCCACCGGCTGCCTTCCTCGGGGGCCGCCCCCCTCATCCCTCCAGGTGGTCCCCGCGTCCTACCCGGGCATCCTGCCCCTGGAGGCACCAAAGAGCTGGACCGGCAAGTCACCCGGCAGGGGCCAATCCTCTGTGCCCACCACCACGAAGTGGCAGGACAAACCTATGCAACCCATGGGATGTCAAGGGCAGCTAAGACATACCAGCCAAGGTATGGGCATACCCGTGTTGCCTTACCACGAACCGTCCGAGCCCGTCGGCCCCAGCGGCACAAGCACATTCAGCCTGGACACCAGGTGGTACGAGCCCCAACCCCGACCTCGGCCCAGCCCTCGGCAGGTCAGGAGGGCTGAGCCCAGTTTACATCAGGTGGTGCTACAACCTTCGAGGCTTTCTCCTCTGACCCAAAGCCCCCTCAGCTCCCGCAACAGCTCCCCGGAGCTGACCGCCCGTGCCCGGCCCCGGCCAGGTCTCATCCAGCAGGCTGAGGTGTCGGAGatcaccctgcagccccccgcgGCGGTCAGCTTCTCCCGCAAGTCCACGCCGTCGACAGGATCCCCCGCGCCGAGCAGCCGGGGAGGCAGCCCCAGCTACCGACCTACTGCCACCTTCGCCTCCCTGGCCACCGGCTACTCCGGCTCCCAGGGCTCCTCCCTGCCCGTGGACACCATGGATGTTTTCGGAGACATCCCCTCTCCAAGGAGGGCTGGCGAGGAGATTCTCCAACCGGAGCCGACATCCACCACGGTAGCCGCCACGGG CTACTGGCTCTTGGCTTTCTTCGAACGTtag